One genomic window of Candidatus Minimicrobia sp. QA0096 includes the following:
- a CDS encoding amino acid ABC transporter ATP-binding protein, translating into MTMISVKNLKKTFGTNRVLRDIDVEIEEGEIVVVVGSSGSGKSTFLRCLNLLEEPTSGEIIVDGVKITDPHVNLNALRQNIGMVFQQFNLFPNLSVIENIKLAPKKLRKFSDQKATKLARSLLDDVGLLDKADASPNSLSGGQKQRVAIARALAMEPKIMLFDEPTSALDPEMIGEVLDVIRKVAKKGMTMVIVTHEMKFAREVGTRMIFLDKGEIIENGTPAQVMDHPKTERAKKFFAK; encoded by the coding sequence ATGACGATGATCAGCGTTAAAAACTTGAAAAAAACGTTCGGCACGAATCGAGTTCTTCGCGATATTGACGTGGAAATCGAAGAGGGCGAGATTGTCGTGGTGGTTGGTTCGTCTGGTTCTGGCAAGTCGACATTCTTGCGTTGCCTGAACCTACTGGAAGAGCCGACTTCGGGCGAGATTATTGTTGATGGAGTTAAAATTACTGATCCTCACGTAAACCTAAACGCCTTGCGTCAGAATATTGGCATGGTTTTTCAGCAATTTAATTTGTTTCCGAATTTGAGCGTGATTGAAAATATTAAATTAGCTCCGAAAAAACTGCGTAAATTTTCAGACCAAAAAGCGACAAAATTGGCGCGAAGTTTATTGGACGATGTTGGATTATTGGATAAAGCGGACGCTTCGCCGAATAGTTTGTCTGGCGGTCAAAAACAGCGAGTGGCAATTGCGCGGGCGCTAGCGATGGAGCCAAAAATTATGCTGTTTGACGAGCCGACATCGGCGCTGGATCCGGAAATGATCGGCGAAGTGCTAGATGTGATTAGGAAAGTTGCCAAAAAGGGAATGACGATGGTGATTGTTACGCATGAAATGAAATTTGCCCGTGAAGTCGGGACTAGGATGATTTTTCTGGATAAGGGAGAAATAATCGAAAATGGCACGCCAGCCCAGGTAATGGATCACCCGAAAACTGAACGTGCCAAAAAATTCTTCGCCAAATAG
- a CDS encoding NUDIX domain-containing protein, translated as MRRRVNVRGIIINNKGEIFCQKLTANSDKGRDFWCTPGGGLEMGEGLLDGLRREMIEETGVKPEIGKLLFIQQFAESGEQSAHGPNEQLEFFFLITNWQDYQQIDLEQTSHGVEEVAECGFVDPKTTRILPSYLTEVDLDQLVNKLTEVPVLSEL; from the coding sequence ATGCGACGAAGAGTAAACGTACGCGGAATTATTATCAACAACAAGGGCGAAATTTTCTGCCAAAAACTAACAGCAAATTCTGACAAGGGTCGTGATTTTTGGTGTACGCCGGGCGGCGGTTTAGAAATGGGCGAAGGCTTGCTAGACGGCTTGCGTCGAGAAATGATTGAAGAAACTGGCGTCAAACCAGAAATTGGCAAGTTGTTATTTATCCAGCAATTCGCCGAATCAGGCGAACAATCAGCGCACGGCCCGAATGAACAATTGGAATTTTTCTTCCTCATCACCAACTGGCAAGATTACCAGCAGATTGACCTGGAACAAACATCGCACGGCGTCGAGGAAGTAGCGGAATGTGGCTTTGTTGATCCAAAAACCACGCGGATTCTGCCAAGTTATTTGACAGAGGTTGACCTGGACCAGCTGGTTAATAAATTGACAGAAGTTCCAGTTCTAAGCGAATTATAG